The proteins below come from a single Pseudanabaena sp. BC1403 genomic window:
- a CDS encoding VOC family protein, whose product MSEILLNLVVIRSSNIDKSAAFYRLIGLSFVKHQHGKGLEHFASEIGCITFEIYPLVTGSESTSTIRLGFQVTSLESIVSELKKHGASIISAPANSPWGWRAVVSDPDGNRVELTQTKVI is encoded by the coding sequence ATGAGTGAAATTCTTCTAAATCTTGTGGTAATCCGTTCCAGCAACATTGACAAATCAGCTGCATTCTATCGATTAATAGGGCTGTCGTTCGTCAAGCATCAGCATGGCAAAGGTTTAGAACATTTTGCTAGTGAGATAGGTTGTATCACCTTTGAAATATATCCATTAGTAACTGGCTCAGAATCAACATCCACAATTCGACTGGGATTTCAAGTAACTTCTTTAGAATCCATTGTCAGCGAACTTAAAAAGCATGGGGCTTCAATTATTTCAGCACCTGCAAATTCTCCTTGGGGATGGCGTGCGGTAGTTTCAGATCCAGATGGAAATAGAGTAGAGTTGACTCAGACCAAAGTTATTTGA
- a CDS encoding chloride channel protein, with the protein MASGISSLHKWLKPKRLAIFEACLIGVVAGLAAVMLKQGIGWIGGWRLQIANDLPAWFALPIIGLTGGYLSGFLIEQFAPEASGSGIPQVKAALGYVPIALNLRVAVVKIASTILALGSGLALGRQGPTVQIGAAIAGQVSQWIPTSPEYQRQLIAAGAAAGLAAGFNAPIAGVLFVIEELLHDVSSLTLGTAILASFIGGVVSLMLSGHSLTSAIPVIQFSAQEIPFLLLLGLLVGWFAAFFNHSVLAVIKWNRNFFKIGLAWRIAIAGCLSGITIAILPNDFRDSTGLQLFLAMGQSDWKVTAGTFAVRFILTLIACSAETSGGLFVPSLILGSALGSLVGNLEHSLLGVGTLATYALSGMGAFFGAVAKVPITAFVIVFEITRDFNIILPLMITSVVAYLCTEKYAPGSLYSHLLEQKGIHLEAETVTDGLWDGLRAMDVMQQQVETLSSDMIINEAIQTFARSRHRGFPVVTDGHLVGIVTQMDLVKAQESKISDSVAIRQIMTKKPITVSPEESLSQVLYLLSYYKLSRLPVIDRNKLVGIITRSDILRAQAKRLRGVSSQTSKSSYLVYQQRGTATGKGRLLMPLNNPQTAMYLIEIALAIADKQNYELECLHIISISPHLTPSATAVDLNPSLELFQQVANAAKTRKVSLHLQVRVAHDEGQAILEVASDRQIDLLLLGWYGKSKSSERIFGDTVDTVVRQANCDVMLVKFSDRLQKVNPFNQEFKKPSISFNRWLIPIAGGPNTENALLLLPALMTLSPYPEVCLCQIFSPVDGNYQASQLEKYADYLYKSLRFSVGKIPICSKSIADAILDLANQERSDVIMLGASREGIVQQIMHGNIPDAIARNSNRTIIIFRKAL; encoded by the coding sequence ATGGCTTCAGGCATATCATCATTGCATAAATGGTTAAAACCAAAACGTCTAGCCATTTTTGAAGCTTGTTTGATAGGGGTAGTGGCAGGATTAGCTGCCGTCATGTTGAAACAGGGAATTGGCTGGATCGGTGGTTGGCGGCTACAAATTGCTAACGACTTACCAGCGTGGTTTGCATTACCCATAATTGGATTGACTGGCGGATATCTTTCAGGATTTTTAATCGAACAATTTGCACCTGAGGCTTCAGGTAGTGGCATTCCTCAAGTCAAAGCCGCCCTTGGTTACGTTCCGATCGCACTAAATCTGCGCGTTGCTGTGGTCAAGATTGCCAGTACGATTTTGGCGCTCGGTTCAGGATTAGCACTCGGTCGTCAGGGGCCAACAGTGCAAATTGGAGCTGCGATCGCAGGACAGGTAAGTCAATGGATTCCCACCTCGCCTGAATACCAGCGTCAACTGATCGCCGCAGGAGCCGCCGCAGGACTTGCCGCAGGATTTAACGCACCGATCGCAGGTGTATTATTTGTGATTGAAGAACTGCTGCATGATGTCTCAAGCTTGACTTTAGGAACTGCGATTCTCGCTTCGTTTATTGGCGGTGTCGTTTCTTTGATGTTGTCAGGTCACAGCCTTACCTCAGCTATTCCTGTCATTCAATTCTCTGCCCAAGAAATTCCTTTTCTTCTATTGTTAGGTTTGCTAGTTGGCTGGTTTGCAGCATTCTTTAATCACAGTGTACTCGCCGTAATCAAATGGAATCGCAATTTTTTTAAAATTGGATTAGCATGGCGGATTGCGATCGCAGGTTGTTTGTCGGGAATTACGATCGCCATATTACCCAATGACTTTCGCGACAGTACAGGCTTGCAGCTATTTTTGGCAATGGGACAATCAGACTGGAAAGTTACCGCAGGAACCTTTGCAGTGCGATTTATCCTCACCCTAATTGCCTGTAGTGCCGAGACTTCTGGAGGATTATTTGTACCTAGCTTGATCTTAGGATCGGCTCTTGGCTCACTGGTGGGGAATTTAGAACATTCGCTACTGGGTGTGGGAACTCTCGCAACCTATGCGCTTTCGGGAATGGGAGCATTTTTTGGGGCAGTCGCTAAAGTACCAATTACTGCCTTTGTGATTGTGTTTGAAATCACGCGAGATTTTAATATCATTCTGCCATTGATGATTACTAGCGTAGTTGCCTATCTCTGTACAGAAAAATATGCTCCTGGCTCATTGTACTCACATTTATTGGAACAGAAAGGTATTCATCTTGAGGCTGAAACTGTCACCGATGGATTGTGGGATGGACTGAGAGCTATGGATGTGATGCAGCAGCAGGTAGAAACGCTAAGCAGTGACATGATCATCAATGAGGCGATACAGACATTTGCGCGATCGCGACATCGTGGCTTTCCTGTTGTTACTGATGGGCATCTAGTCGGTATTGTCACGCAAATGGATTTAGTCAAGGCTCAAGAGAGCAAGATATCGGACTCTGTTGCGATCCGCCAAATCATGACGAAAAAGCCGATTACAGTTAGTCCTGAAGAGAGCCTTTCTCAAGTTCTCTATCTACTTTCCTATTACAAGCTTTCGCGTTTACCAGTGATCGATCGCAACAAGCTGGTCGGTATTATCACTCGCAGTGATATTTTACGTGCTCAAGCAAAGCGATTGCGAGGAGTCAGTTCCCAAACATCCAAATCCTCCTATCTTGTTTACCAACAGCGCGGAACTGCGACGGGCAAGGGGCGTTTATTAATGCCCTTGAATAATCCTCAAACTGCAATGTATTTGATTGAAATCGCCCTTGCGATCGCAGACAAGCAAAACTACGAATTAGAATGTCTGCATATTATCTCCATCTCTCCCCATCTCACACCATCAGCAACAGCTGTCGATTTAAATCCTAGTTTAGAACTATTTCAGCAGGTGGCTAATGCTGCCAAGACTAGAAAAGTTTCTCTCCATTTGCAAGTACGTGTCGCCCATGATGAGGGGCAGGCAATTTTAGAAGTAGCTAGCGATCGCCAGATTGATTTGTTATTACTTGGCTGGTATGGTAAATCGAAATCTTCTGAACGTATATTTGGAGATACGGTGGATACGGTGGTGAGGCAAGCAAATTGTGATGTAATGCTTGTCAAATTTAGCGATCGCTTGCAGAAAGTTAATCCATTTAATCAAGAATTCAAGAAGCCAAGTATTTCCTTTAATCGTTGGTTAATCCCGATTGCTGGAGGACCAAATACTGAGAATGCCTTGCTGCTACTACCTGCACTGATGACTCTTTCTCCTTATCCAGAAGTCTGCCTCTGTCAAATTTTTTCTCCTGTGGATGGAAATTATCAGGCAAGTCAGTTGGAGAAATATGCGGATTATTTATATAAATCGCTTCGCTTTTCTGTTGGCAAGATTCCCATTTGTTCTAAATCAATTGCCGATGCAATTCTCGATTTGGCTAATCAGGAAAGAAGTGATGTAATTATGTTAGGTGCAAGTCGTGAGGGCATTGTGCAGCAGATTATGCATGGGAATATTCCCGATGCGATCGCCAGAAACAGCAACAGAACCATCATCATTTTTCGCAAAGCTTTATAA
- the ychF gene encoding redox-regulated ATPase YchF, which yields MLKAGIVGLPNVGKSTLFNALVANAKAEAANFPFCTIEPNVGSVSVPDDRLNTLAAVGKSAQIIPTRVEFVDIAGLVRGASKGEGLGNQFLGNIRVCDAIVHVVRCFENDDIIHVEASIDPARDIEIITLELALSDLSQVDRRIDRTRKAARADADAKIELAALEKVRETLDAGKPARLANLTDEEKEAISVLQLLTLKPTIYAANVSEDDLATGNAFVEKVKAIAAAENAEVTIVSAQVESELLELPDDERQDFLESLGVKEGGLRSLIRSTYHLLGLRTYFTVGPKEARAWTIHAGMKAPQAAGVIHSDFEKAFIRAETVAFKDLVDCGSMTAARSKGLLRSEGKEYVVQEGDVILFLTSA from the coding sequence ATGCTCAAAGCTGGGATTGTCGGACTACCCAATGTGGGGAAGTCTACGTTATTTAATGCCCTAGTTGCCAACGCCAAGGCGGAAGCAGCCAACTTTCCCTTTTGTACGATTGAACCCAACGTTGGCTCGGTGTCCGTCCCTGACGATCGCCTAAATACCCTCGCCGCAGTCGGTAAATCCGCACAAATTATCCCTACCAGAGTCGAATTTGTCGATATTGCGGGACTGGTCAGAGGCGCAAGCAAAGGCGAAGGACTAGGAAATCAATTTTTAGGAAATATTCGAGTCTGCGATGCGATCGTCCATGTCGTGCGTTGTTTTGAAAATGACGACATTATCCATGTTGAGGCCTCGATCGATCCTGCTCGTGATATCGAAATCATTACCCTCGAACTTGCCCTATCCGATTTATCTCAAGTCGATCGCCGCATCGATCGCACCCGCAAAGCTGCCCGAGCCGATGCCGATGCCAAAATCGAATTAGCAGCCCTTGAAAAAGTCCGCGAGACGCTCGATGCTGGTAAACCTGCACGTCTAGCTAATCTCACCGATGAAGAGAAAGAAGCAATTTCTGTATTGCAGTTGCTCACTCTCAAACCGACGATTTATGCCGCCAATGTCTCGGAAGATGATCTTGCCACAGGCAATGCTTTTGTCGAGAAGGTAAAGGCGATCGCTGCTGCCGAAAATGCTGAAGTAACTATTGTTTCCGCTCAAGTCGAGTCGGAGCTTTTGGAGCTACCAGACGACGAGCGTCAAGACTTTTTGGAATCTCTCGGAGTCAAAGAGGGTGGCTTAAGATCCTTAATTCGCTCTACCTATCACCTCTTAGGACTACGCACCTATTTCACTGTTGGGCCTAAAGAGGCGCGTGCATGGACAATTCATGCGGGAATGAAAGCACCTCAAGCCGCAGGGGTAATTCACTCTGATTTTGAGAAAGCCTTTATTCGAGCGGAAACTGTAGCGTTTAAAGACCTTGTGGATTGTGGCTCGATGACTGCGGCTCGTTCTAAGGGATTGCTACGCAGTGAAGGCAAAGAATATGTCGTACAAGAAGGTGATGTGATTTTATTCCTCACCAGCGCGTAA
- a CDS encoding DUF362 domain-containing protein translates to MKPIVSLLHTSSYETASLMQALEAVLAPLGGMSSIVKAGDRVLLKPNLLTGSRPTKECTTRPELVYCVAKMVQDAGGKPFLGDSPAFGSAKGIAKANGLLPLAEELGIPIIEFHGKRYATEGEGELQHLRLSKEAMDADVVINLPKVKSHMQLTLTLGVKNLFGCVPGKMKAWWHMEAGKDVERFAQMLIETARAINPELTILDGIVGHEGNGPSAGEPKDLGILAASCDVFALDRVMVEILGVQPLDVPTVAAAIRTGLCSDLNAIDIIGEPIANLQSKDWKLPETMMAIDFGMPRVLRSTFKHLYIKFIKEPLSTYART, encoded by the coding sequence ATGAAACCAATCGTCAGTCTCCTACATACCTCTAGCTACGAAACAGCATCACTAATGCAAGCTCTAGAGGCAGTACTTGCACCCCTAGGAGGTATGTCCAGCATCGTCAAAGCAGGCGATCGCGTTCTCCTCAAGCCCAACCTACTTACAGGATCGCGTCCTACCAAAGAATGCACCACTCGCCCTGAATTGGTGTATTGCGTCGCCAAAATGGTACAAGATGCTGGAGGCAAACCCTTTTTAGGTGATAGTCCTGCTTTTGGGAGCGCCAAAGGCATTGCCAAGGCAAATGGCTTATTACCCCTTGCCGAAGAATTGGGAATCCCGATCATCGAATTTCATGGTAAGCGTTACGCAACTGAAGGCGAAGGTGAGCTACAACATTTGCGGCTGAGTAAAGAGGCGATGGATGCCGATGTAGTGATTAACTTGCCCAAGGTGAAGTCACATATGCAACTGACCCTGACTCTAGGTGTCAAAAATCTCTTTGGCTGTGTACCAGGTAAAATGAAAGCTTGGTGGCATATGGAAGCTGGAAAAGATGTCGAAAGATTTGCGCAAATGCTAATTGAAACGGCAAGAGCGATTAATCCTGAACTAACAATCCTTGATGGTATTGTTGGACATGAAGGCAATGGGCCAAGTGCTGGTGAACCCAAAGATTTAGGGATTTTAGCGGCTTCCTGTGACGTATTTGCGCTAGATCGCGTTATGGTGGAGATTCTCGGAGTTCAGCCTCTAGATGTACCGACGGTTGCCGCCGCCATACGCACTGGGCTTTGTAGTGATCTTAATGCGATTGACATCATTGGCGAGCCGATCGCTAATTTGCAAAGCAAAGATTGGAAACTGCCTGAAACGATGATGGCAATTGACTTTGGAATGCCCAGAGTTTTGAGATCGACCTTTAAACATCTCTATATCAAGTTTATTAAAGAACCGCTCAGTACCTATGCCCGCACTTAA
- a CDS encoding response regulator, with the protein MPALKSPPLILVVEDAPDNQVLVEQVFQDSGYCVTCIQDGRAALDWLETNHPDLILLDLSLPEVDGWEVARQLKANDRTSLIPIIAVTAHAMKGDKESAIASGCDDYLTKPLDIDLLEACVKQWLDKRSQ; encoded by the coding sequence ATGCCCGCACTTAAAAGCCCTCCGCTAATCTTAGTGGTCGAAGATGCACCTGACAACCAAGTTTTGGTGGAGCAGGTGTTTCAAGATTCAGGCTACTGCGTCACTTGCATCCAAGATGGTCGAGCCGCTCTAGATTGGCTGGAAACTAATCATCCCGATCTGATTTTGCTGGATTTATCTTTGCCAGAGGTAGATGGCTGGGAAGTTGCTAGACAACTCAAAGCTAACGATCGCACGTCCCTAATCCCAATTATTGCGGTAACTGCTCATGCAATGAAAGGCGATAAAGAATCAGCGATCGCATCAGGTTGTGATGATTATCTGACAAAGCCATTAGACATTGATCTATTGGAAGCCTGTGTCAAGCAATGGTTAGATAAGCGATCGCAGTAG
- the hemH gene encoding ferrochelatase, which produces MSGRVGVVLLNLGGPEKLEDVYLFLYNLFADPEIIRLPFPFLQKPIASLIAASRAPISQENYRMIGGGSPLLQITKEQGENIENVLQRHGVDAKVYVAMRYWHPYTEETIAQIKQDGITRLVVLPLYPQYSISTSGSSIKQLDTLWENDPELQAIEKITIQSWYDRTGYIRAMNDLINTKLQAFAEPENVHIFFSAHGVPVKYVTKYGDPYQSEMENCVDGIMKALRRDYQCYNAHTLAYQSRVGPVEWLQPYTEEAIKNLAKRGVNDLLVVPISFVSEHIETLQEIDIEYREVAEEAGIHNFARVPALNSHPVFINDLAELVMESLGTTKSAAIAV; this is translated from the coding sequence ATGTCTGGTCGTGTTGGAGTAGTACTATTAAATTTAGGAGGCCCTGAGAAGTTAGAAGATGTCTATCTTTTCTTGTACAATCTATTCGCTGATCCAGAAATCATTCGCCTCCCATTTCCCTTTTTACAAAAGCCAATCGCCTCGCTGATTGCGGCTAGTCGCGCTCCCATCAGTCAAGAAAATTACCGCATGATTGGCGGTGGTTCACCACTGCTCCAGATTACCAAAGAGCAAGGCGAAAATATTGAAAACGTGTTGCAGCGTCATGGAGTCGATGCCAAGGTTTATGTAGCAATGCGCTACTGGCATCCTTATACCGAAGAGACGATCGCCCAAATCAAACAGGACGGCATTACTCGTCTTGTGGTTTTGCCTTTATATCCTCAATATTCGATCAGTACTAGTGGTTCAAGCATCAAGCAACTGGATACGCTTTGGGAAAATGATCCTGAACTTCAAGCGATCGAAAAAATCACAATCCAGTCTTGGTATGATCGCACTGGCTATATTCGGGCTATGAATGATCTGATCAATACTAAATTACAAGCTTTTGCCGAACCTGAGAATGTGCATATATTCTTTAGCGCTCATGGTGTGCCTGTAAAATATGTGACCAAATATGGCGATCCGTATCAGTCAGAAATGGAAAACTGTGTTGATGGGATTATGAAGGCTCTTCGCCGCGATTATCAATGCTACAACGCTCATACCCTTGCTTACCAGAGTCGCGTTGGCCCCGTTGAGTGGTTACAACCATATACCGAGGAAGCAATTAAGAACTTGGCTAAGCGCGGCGTTAACGATCTTTTGGTTGTGCCAATTAGTTTTGTGTCTGAGCATATTGAGACTTTGCAAGAGATCGATATTGAATATCGGGAAGTTGCCGAAGAAGCTGGTATTCACAATTTTGCTCGTGTTCCTGCATTAAATAGTCATCCAGTTTTTATCAATGACCTTGCAGAATTGGTAATGGAATCGCTCGGTACAACTAAATCTGCCGCGATCGCGGTGTAG
- a CDS encoding chemotaxis protein CheB: MPDSESKDLSESEQALQECSAIVAIGASAGGLEVFTQILEALPADTGMGFVLLQHLAPQHHSQLSEILRRSTKMPVNEAKEGVRIMPNSVYVIPPNTSMTLEQGLLRLGERQRVKGKYMVIDEFFSSLAADFGVKAIAVILSGSNEDGTAGLGAIKAAGGITFAQDLESAEFPTMPMIAIASGYVDFVLPPVQIAAELVNISNGLEHDEALSSAITLYEADDKSTLVFTETAESTKALEIIFQLLKDAMGADFRNYKKGTIRRRILRRMGLLNLQKLEAYAAYLLEHPIEVENLYNDILINVTSFFRDPDSFNALQKLVFPVICQYKSLELPMRIWVAGCATGEEVYSIAISLLEFLDDRPIKPAIQIFATDISEVVIDKARQGIYHHDLLTNISPERLRRFFVPVEGGYQIGKTVREICIFARQNLTSDPPFSRIDLISCRNMLIYLEPVLQKKVMPIFHYALNSNGFLMLGSAEGIGNAEDLFAIADKKNRIYKSKITSSRLNFNFVKSQYRSVTANLGKYKEEVVEVSLEQLADQVILSRYAPAGVIINTELEILQFRGQTSPYLEPSPGKASLNLLKMARLELRLDLRSAIYNARDQDLPITKDGIELSKGILVKLDVIPIKANSDQYFLVLFESRTAPIMLAPSLTSPQIKPRKERSIANIEVVRLTHELAKTKEYLRSIIESQEVNHQDLKVAGEEILSSNEELQSTNEELETAKEEIQATNEELSTINDELRGRNMQLHQVNNDMQNLLSSVNIPILMLSGDLRIRRFTPMAEQAFNLIPSDVGRPFSDIQINLEIQHIRDLVTSVIDTLIPHEQDVRDQSGNWFSMRIRPYRTTDNHIDGVVISLFDIDILKRSVIELEAARNYATAIIETLHQPLMVLNAELQVITANSAFYQTFKIYPQQIENQSIFVLGNGDWDSPKMRSLLNEILQLNISVQDYEVTQEFARLGTRTMSINACRIEQSNIVEMILIAIEDITERNLQKRQLVAKNQELSEAMVAFEHANMAKSMFLGNISHELRTPLNAIIGFSQILLDSPNLNTEDQEYVGIVLQSSEHLLSLIEDLLDISRIEANRIEIESNLLTLSSFLEVTVGMVYFKAMEKNLVLTKQFAPDLPDTIYADEKRLRQVLLNLLSNAIKFTTNGAITFSVTISQSSSSNQLIQFAISDTGIGISAAEMGKIFLPFEQAGKSKMRSQGVGLGLAISQNIVKKMGGEIKVVSEINVGSTFSFELDLIGNQPQTLLMSGTEAIALLSAKTEDLIEEVAIDGQEKATETKPLSILIAEDVDYNQMLLQIYLERLGYETDIANNGLEVIIKLREKPYDIILMDVQMPVLDGVEATKRIIADWDQHSRPYIIAVSANASPEDQQEYAAAGMDAYISKPIDFDILKELLSRG, translated from the coding sequence ATGCCTGATTCAGAATCGAAGGATTTATCAGAATCTGAACAAGCACTACAAGAATGCTCTGCAATCGTCGCAATCGGGGCATCGGCTGGCGGATTGGAAGTATTTACGCAAATTCTCGAAGCTTTACCAGCAGATACTGGCATGGGCTTTGTGCTGCTTCAGCATTTAGCTCCGCAACATCATAGTCAGCTAAGTGAGATCTTACGGCGTTCTACAAAGATGCCCGTAAATGAAGCAAAAGAAGGCGTGAGAATTATGCCAAATTCGGTGTATGTGATTCCGCCGAATACTTCGATGACTCTAGAGCAAGGTCTGTTAAGACTGGGTGAGCGGCAGAGAGTCAAAGGCAAATATATGGTAATTGATGAATTCTTTAGTTCGCTTGCTGCCGATTTTGGAGTAAAAGCAATCGCCGTGATTTTATCGGGGAGCAATGAAGATGGGACAGCAGGCCTAGGTGCAATTAAGGCAGCAGGGGGAATTACCTTCGCTCAAGACCTTGAATCAGCCGAATTTCCCACTATGCCGATGATTGCGATCGCATCGGGCTACGTGGATTTTGTGTTGCCACCTGTGCAGATTGCCGCAGAACTGGTAAACATCAGCAATGGACTTGAGCATGATGAAGCTTTAAGTAGCGCAATTACTCTCTATGAAGCTGATGATAAATCTACATTAGTTTTTACAGAAACTGCCGAAAGTACTAAAGCTTTAGAAATTATTTTTCAGCTATTAAAGGATGCGATGGGGGCAGATTTTCGCAATTACAAGAAAGGTACAATTAGGCGGAGAATTTTGCGGCGGATGGGATTACTTAATCTGCAAAAGTTAGAAGCTTATGCCGCCTATTTGCTAGAGCATCCTATTGAAGTTGAGAATCTATACAATGACATTCTGATTAATGTAACTAGTTTCTTTCGAGATCCTGATTCTTTTAACGCCTTACAAAAGTTAGTATTCCCTGTGATTTGCCAGTATAAATCGCTGGAGTTACCCATGCGGATCTGGGTAGCAGGTTGCGCTACGGGTGAAGAAGTTTATTCAATCGCAATTAGTTTGTTGGAATTTCTTGATGATCGTCCTATCAAACCTGCCATTCAGATTTTTGCTACTGATATCAGTGAAGTCGTTATCGACAAGGCAAGGCAAGGAATTTATCATCATGATTTGTTAACGAATATCTCCCCAGAAAGGTTGCGGCGCTTTTTTGTACCCGTGGAAGGCGGCTATCAGATTGGCAAGACAGTCAGGGAAATATGTATATTTGCAAGGCAAAATTTGACCAGTGACCCACCTTTTTCGCGAATAGACCTCATTAGTTGCCGCAATATGTTGATATATCTAGAACCAGTACTTCAAAAAAAGGTGATGCCGATTTTTCATTATGCACTTAATTCTAATGGCTTTTTGATGTTGGGAAGCGCTGAAGGGATTGGGAATGCAGAAGATTTATTTGCGATCGCTGACAAAAAGAATCGTATCTATAAAAGTAAAATTACGTCATCACGTCTAAATTTCAATTTTGTCAAAAGTCAATATAGAAGCGTAACTGCAAATCTAGGTAAATACAAGGAAGAAGTTGTGGAAGTCAGTTTAGAACAACTAGCCGATCAGGTGATATTAAGTCGATATGCGCCCGCAGGCGTGATAATTAACACAGAGCTAGAAATTTTGCAGTTTCGAGGACAGACAAGCCCCTATTTAGAGCCATCTCCTGGAAAGGCTAGCCTAAATTTGCTGAAGATGGCTCGTTTAGAATTGCGTCTAGATTTGCGATCGGCAATTTATAATGCCAGAGATCAAGATTTGCCGATCACTAAAGATGGCATTGAGCTGTCGAAAGGTATTCTAGTGAAGTTGGATGTGATTCCTATCAAGGCAAATAGCGATCAATATTTTTTAGTGTTATTTGAGAGTCGAACAGCACCAATAATGCTTGCACCTTCCCTCACAAGTCCACAGATCAAGCCCCGCAAAGAACGCTCAATTGCAAACATAGAAGTAGTGCGACTCACCCATGAGCTAGCTAAAACCAAGGAATATTTGCGATCGATCATTGAGTCTCAAGAAGTTAACCATCAAGACCTCAAGGTGGCAGGTGAAGAGATCTTGTCAAGCAATGAGGAATTACAAAGCACCAATGAAGAATTAGAAACTGCGAAGGAAGAAATCCAAGCCACTAATGAAGAGTTAAGCACGATTAATGATGAATTACGTGGTCGTAATATGCAGCTACATCAAGTCAATAATGATATGCAAAATCTGCTAAGCAGTGTGAATATCCCAATTTTGATGTTGTCAGGCGATTTGCGAATCAGACGCTTTACGCCAATGGCTGAGCAAGCATTTAACCTAATCCCTAGTGATGTGGGACGACCTTTTAGTGACATTCAGATTAACCTTGAGATTCAACATATCAGAGACTTGGTAACATCGGTAATTGATACGCTGATTCCCCATGAACAGGATGTAAGGGATCAATCAGGGAATTGGTTTAGTATGAGAATCCGCCCCTATCGCACCACTGATAATCACATCGATGGTGTGGTAATCAGTTTATTTGACATCGATATTCTGAAGCGCAGTGTGATCGAGTTAGAAGCAGCACGCAATTATGCGACCGCAATCATTGAGACTTTACATCAACCCTTGATGGTGCTAAATGCCGAGCTACAAGTGATTACTGCAAATAGCGCCTTTTATCAAACTTTCAAAATATATCCGCAGCAGATCGAAAATCAATCAATCTTTGTATTAGGAAATGGAGATTGGGATAGTCCCAAGATGCGATCGCTACTAAATGAAATTCTTCAGTTGAATATTTCTGTCCAAGACTATGAAGTTACTCAAGAATTTGCTCGTCTTGGCACACGCACGATGTCCATAAATGCTTGTCGAATTGAGCAAAGTAATATAGTTGAGATGATTTTGATTGCGATCGAAGATATCACTGAACGTAATCTCCAAAAACGTCAACTGGTTGCTAAAAATCAAGAATTGTCAGAAGCAATGGTTGCTTTTGAACATGCGAATATGGCTAAGAGTATGTTTTTGGGCAATATTAGTCATGAATTACGCACTCCTCTCAATGCAATCATCGGCTTTTCACAAATTCTTCTAGATAGTCCGAACCTAAATACTGAAGATCAGGAATATGTGGGAATTGTTTTGCAGTCTAGTGAACATTTGCTTTCACTAATTGAAGATCTGCTCGATATTTCTAGAATCGAAGCTAACAGAATAGAGATAGAGTCAAATCTTTTGACTCTATCTAGTTTCTTGGAAGTCACAGTGGGGATGGTTTATTTCAAGGCTATGGAGAAAAATCTTGTCTTGACAAAGCAGTTTGCCCCCGATCTTCCTGACACCATCTATGCAGACGAAAAGCGATTAAGACAAGTCTTGCTCAATCTGCTTAGCAATGCGATTAAGTTCACAACTAATGGAGCGATCACCTTTTCCGTTACGATCAGTCAATCAAGCAGCTCTAATCAACTAATTCAGTTCGCGATCTCAGATACAGGTATAGGGATATCCGCCGCCGAGATGGGGAAAATATTTTTGCCATTTGAGCAGGCTGGCAAATCTAAAATGAGAAGTCAAGGCGTAGGTTTGGGACTAGCGATTAGCCAAAATATAGTCAAAAAAATGGGTGGTGAAATCAAGGTCGTCAGCGAAATAAACGTGGGCAGTACCTTTAGCTTTGAGTTGGACTTAATCGGGAATCAACCACAAACCCTGCTTATGTCAGGAACTGAAGCGATCGCCCTATTATCAGCAAAAACTGAGGATTTGATCGAAGAAGTAGCGATCGATGGTCAGGAAAAAGCAACAGAAACCAAGCCATTAAGCATTCTAATTGCCGAGGATGTGGACTATAATCAAATGCTCTTACAGATATACTTGGAGAGATTAGGATATGAGACTGACATCGCTAACAATGGATTAGAAGTGATAATAAAGCTGCGGGAGAAACCCTACGATATAATTTTGATGGATGTTCAAATGCCTGTATTAGATGGAGTGGAAGCCACAAAAAGAATTATTGCTGATTGGGATCAACACTCTCGTCCTTACATCATTGCAGTATCTGCAAATGCTTCTCCAGAGGATCAGCAAGAATATGCTGCCGCTGGGATGGATGCATACATCAGTAAACCCATCGACTTTGATATTTTAAAGGAACTTTTATCGCGTGGCTAA